Proteins encoded within one genomic window of Mesobacillus subterraneus:
- the sigG gene encoding RNA polymerase sporulation sigma factor SigG translates to MTRNKVEICGVDTSKLPVLKNEEMRKLFREMQSGDITAREKLVNGNLRLVLSVIQRFNNRGEFVDDLFQVGCIGLMKSIDNFDLGQNVKFSTYAVPMIIGEIRRYLRDNNPIRVSRSLRDIAYKALQVRERLMSEASREPTAEEIAKVLEVPHEEIVFALDAIQDPVSLFEPIYNDGGDPIYVMDQLSDERNKDTNWIEEIALKEGMRRLNEREKLILRKRFFQGKTQMEVADEIGISQAQVSRLEKAAIKQMNKNIQS, encoded by the coding sequence TTGACACGAAACAAAGTTGAAATTTGCGGTGTTGATACATCAAAGCTTCCCGTTCTAAAAAACGAGGAAATGAGAAAACTTTTTAGAGAAATGCAAAGTGGTGACATCACAGCAAGAGAGAAACTTGTGAATGGGAACCTGAGGCTTGTTTTAAGTGTAATCCAGCGTTTTAACAACCGGGGCGAGTTTGTTGACGACCTATTTCAGGTCGGATGTATAGGCCTTATGAAGTCCATTGATAATTTTGATCTCGGGCAGAATGTTAAGTTTTCCACCTATGCCGTCCCGATGATCATCGGCGAAATAAGACGATATTTACGAGATAATAATCCAATCAGAGTCTCACGCTCATTAAGGGATATAGCTTATAAGGCGCTTCAGGTTCGTGAAAGGCTGATGAGTGAGGCGTCAAGGGAACCAACTGCGGAAGAAATCGCCAAGGTACTTGAGGTGCCTCACGAGGAGATTGTCTTTGCTCTTGATGCGATTCAAGACCCTGTATCGTTATTTGAACCGATCTATAATGATGGCGGAGATCCAATTTATGTGATGGACCAGCTGAGCGATGAACGAAACAAGGATACAAACTGGATAGAAGAAATCGCTCTGAAGGAAGGTATGAGACGCCTGAATGAGCGTGAAAAATTGATTTTAAGGAAGAGGTTCTTCCAGGGTAAGACACAAATGGAGGTAGCCGATGAAATCGGCATCTCGCAAGCCCAGGTGTCCCGACTTGAAAAAGCAGCCATCAAACAAATGAATAAAAATATCCAAAGCTAA
- the spoIIGA gene encoding sigma-E processing peptidase SpoIIGA, which yields MKIYLDVIWALNLLFDTFLLYLTAIILKRQVKLWRLCVGGTIGSLLIILAITPFHAAAGHPAGKLFFSILMVLAAFGYRRFRFFFKALMTFYVTTFLLGGTLTGVHYFIQFDMNLASNVAMNHIKGFGDPISWMFVLLGFPLAWHFSKRNIEQFEMTKIQYESLAEVEVKFMEMDFNIKGLIDSGNQLYDPISKMPVMILSISNCLERMPSEIKRIAENPDCILSGDGNFSQQLESRMRIIPCKVVGQEHQLIIAFQPDMIKITTDEGTYLAEKGLISFTAQELSADGSFQCIIHPKMMAGMAKQEPTVKVS from the coding sequence GTGAAGATCTATCTGGATGTCATCTGGGCATTGAATTTATTATTTGATACATTCCTTCTTTACTTGACTGCCATCATCCTGAAAAGACAGGTTAAGCTATGGCGGCTATGTGTGGGAGGGACTATTGGTTCACTGCTCATTATATTAGCAATTACTCCGTTTCATGCTGCAGCAGGGCACCCAGCGGGGAAACTGTTCTTTTCAATATTGATGGTCCTGGCAGCCTTTGGCTATAGAAGATTCCGTTTTTTTTTCAAGGCACTGATGACTTTTTATGTGACGACTTTTCTGCTTGGGGGCACTTTGACAGGAGTGCATTACTTTATCCAATTTGATATGAACCTGGCATCGAATGTTGCCATGAACCATATTAAAGGGTTTGGTGATCCAATCAGTTGGATGTTCGTATTGCTTGGGTTTCCGCTTGCGTGGCATTTTTCAAAGAGAAATATTGAACAATTTGAAATGACCAAGATTCAATACGAATCACTGGCAGAAGTTGAAGTGAAGTTTATGGAGATGGATTTCAATATTAAGGGATTGATAGATAGCGGAAACCAGCTTTATGATCCAATCTCTAAGATGCCTGTCATGATTTTATCTATTTCAAATTGTTTGGAGCGCATGCCAAGTGAAATCAAAAGGATAGCTGAAAATCCTGATTGCATTTTGTCAGGTGATGGAAATTTCTCGCAGCAGCTAGAAAGTCGAATGAGAATTATTCCATGCAAGGTAGTCGGACAAGAGCATCAATTAATAATTGCTTTTCAACCTGACATGATCAAAATCACTACAGATGAAGGAACTTATCTTGCTGAAAAAGGGTTAATATCTTTTACTGCACAGGAACTTTCGGCTGATGGCAGTTTTCAATGTATTATCCATCCAAAAATGATGGCGGGGATGGCAAAACAAGAGCCAACCGTGAAGGTAAGCTAA
- a CDS encoding YlmC/YmxH family sporulation protein, translating to MVKVTEFQVKDVVNVSDGKRLGNIEDFEINLNTGKIEAVVIGSSGKVLGFFGKEDEVVIPWTNILKIGEDVILVRYKDSGGYLQQKSEDDQ from the coding sequence ATGGTTAAGGTGACAGAGTTTCAAGTTAAGGATGTTGTGAATGTGTCCGATGGAAAAAGGCTTGGCAATATAGAGGATTTTGAAATTAATTTAAATACCGGGAAAATCGAAGCTGTTGTGATTGGGAGTTCAGGTAAGGTGCTGGGATTCTTCGGAAAGGAAGATGAAGTTGTGATTCCCTGGACTAATATCCTTAAAATAGGTGAAGATGTCATTTTAGTCCGATATAAAGACAGCGGGGGATATCTGCAACAGAAAAGTGAGGATGATCAGTAA
- the sigE gene encoding RNA polymerase sporulation sigma factor SigE, with protein sequence MKNLRLRISYYWYKLLMKLGLKTDEIYYIGGSEALPPPLTKEEEEVLLNKLPNGDKAARSILIERNLRLVVYIARKFENTGINIEDLISIGTIGLIKAVNTFNPEKKIKLATYASRCIENEILMYLRRNNKLRSEVSFDEPLNIDWDGNELLLSDVLGTDDDIITKDLESNVDKKLLVKALQQLSDREKQIMELRFGLGSGEEKTQKDVADMLGISQSYISRLEKRIIKRLRKEFNKMV encoded by the coding sequence ATGAAAAATTTACGGCTTCGGATATCCTATTACTGGTATAAATTATTAATGAAACTAGGCTTGAAAACAGATGAGATATATTATATCGGCGGTAGCGAAGCGTTGCCTCCTCCTTTAACGAAAGAAGAGGAAGAAGTGCTTTTAAACAAACTTCCAAATGGGGATAAAGCGGCGAGATCAATTCTAATCGAAAGAAATTTGAGACTCGTTGTCTACATCGCACGTAAATTCGAAAACACAGGCATCAATATTGAAGACTTAATCAGTATCGGTACAATCGGTTTAATTAAGGCAGTCAATACGTTCAATCCTGAGAAGAAAATCAAGCTGGCGACTTACGCTTCCAGATGTATTGAAAATGAAATCCTGATGTATCTGCGAAGGAATAATAAACTGCGGTCTGAAGTTTCCTTTGATGAGCCGCTGAATATCGACTGGGATGGAAATGAACTGCTTTTGTCAGATGTTCTTGGGACCGATGATGATATTATCACTAAGGATCTAGAGTCCAATGTAGATAAAAAATTACTGGTTAAAGCGCTTCAGCAGCTATCCGATCGTGAAAAACAAATCATGGAATTGCGATTTGGGCTTGGCAGCGGTGAAGAAAAGACACAAAAAGATGTGGCAGATATGTTAGGAATTTCACAGTCTTATATTTCTCGTCTGGAAAAAAGGATTATCAAACGACTGCGTAAAGAATTCAACAAAATGGTATAG